The following are encoded together in the Anoplopoma fimbria isolate UVic2021 breed Golden Eagle Sablefish chromosome 13, Afim_UVic_2022, whole genome shotgun sequence genome:
- the gtf2h2 gene encoding general transcription factor IIH subunit 2, with the protein MDEEPERTKRWEGGYERTWEVLKEDESGSLKASVEEILFQSKRKRIIESHGQVRLGMMRHLHVVIDCSRSMEDQDLKPNRLTSSLKLMESFVDEYFDQNPISQLGIITTKNKRAEKLTDLAGNPKKHIVALKKAVDTVCVGEPSLYNSLNLAIQSLKHMPGHTSREILVILSSLTTCDPANICELIKTLKSLKVRVSVIGLSAEVRVCTVLTRETGGSYHVILDESHFKELLMLHVKPPPASFSSECSLIRMGFPQHTIASLTDQDAKPSFSMSHLDSSSSAGLSLGGYLCPQCHAKYTELPVECKVCGLTLVSAPHLARSFHHLFPLVAFTESPAEELHEDRFCKACQGELKDKSIFTCPSCRSVFCMECDIFIHDSLHCCPCCIHNQSNT; encoded by the exons ATGGATGAAGAACCAGAGAGGACCAAGCGCTGGGAAGGGGGCTATGAGAGGACATG GGAGGTGCTGAAGGAGGATGAATCTGGCTCACTTAAAGCCTCAGTAGAAGAGATCCTGTTCCAGtctaaaagaaaaag GATAATAGAGAGCCATGGACAAGTGAGGCTTGGAATG ATGCGGCACCTCCATGTGGTAATTGATTGTTCAAGAAGTATGGAAGACCAGGACTTGAAACCAAACCGCCTCACCTCTTCTCTAAAG CTGATGGAATCTTTTGTTGATGAGTATTTTGACCAAAACCCCATCAGTCAG CTGGGTATTATCACCACAAAGAATAAAAGAGCTGAGAAGCTGACTGACCTGGCAG GAAATCCAAAGAAACACATTGTTGCTCTGAAGAAAGCAGTGGACACTGTGTGTGTAGGCGAGCCGTCCCTATACAACTCTCTCAACCTGGCCATACAGAGCCTCAA GCACATGCCTGGACATACTAGTCGGGAGATCCTGGTAATCCTCAGCAGCCTCACTACTTGTGATCCAGCCAACATCTGTGAGCTGATTAAG ACCCTGAAGTCCCTGAAGGTGAGGGTTTCTGTAATCGGCCTGTCAGCAGAGGTCAGGGTGTGTACCGTATTGACCAGGGAGACGGGCGGCTCATACCACGTTATCCTGGATGAGAGTCACTTCAAagagctgctgatgctgcatGTCAAACCCCCTCCAGCCAGCTTCTCATCTGAATGCTCTTTAATACGCATGG GTTTTCCACAGCACACCATTGCCTCTCTGACTGACCAGGATGCCAAGCCTTCATTCAGCATGTC TCAtctggacagcagcagcagtgccgGTCTGTCTCTGGGAGGATACCTCTGTCCACAATGCCACGCAAAGTACACAGAGCTTCCTGTGGAGTGTAAAGTCTGTG GTTTGACTCTGGTGTCGGCGCCCCATCTTGCAAGATCCTTCCACCACCTTTTCCCCCTCGTAGCCTTTACAGAGAGTCCTGCGGAGGAACTCCATGAAGACAG GTTCTGTAAAGCTTGTCAAGGGGAGCTGAAAGATAAAAGT ATATTCACCTGTCCATCATGTCGCAGTGTGTTCTGCATGGAGTGTGATATCTTCATCCATGACTCACTTCACTGCTGCCCCTGCTGTATTCACAATCAGAGCAACACCTGA
- the LOC129100653 gene encoding MARVEL domain-containing protein 2-like, whose translation MSSGGVNSGTRFDRVREIPHYDQVPVGSLWQDLDFPKPPDPMHEIAPAVSLNPLPPPPLPEQPAVGPESLYPPSNAEPMEDDCEVMDIKPVHRFIPASVKNFFRGNSGKRGSNGWAIPPPPPPPLPAPYSSFSKSASCHTTSGVPCSPPNSAPPSPSLLGSYRDPYGGSGGSYTSQRERDGLLLGSEALDSASAVPTNLSALTYQEQVQEYHQRYAYMKSWAGLLRILGCVELLMGAAVFACVCAYVHKDNEWFNMYGYSQPQLFGGLGGGAGGYGGSYYTGPKTPFVLVVAGLAWIVTVILVVLGMSLYYRAILLDSSWWPLTECSINLVLAVLYLAAGVVYVRDTTRGGLCNVPVFNNGVNGAFCRTEAGQTAAIVFLFITMVIYFISAGVCLRLWRHEAARMKKEGLALEMKTIGSSVPLSILGPGSRVSEQTPLPTIQPDIMDSTNNRAAAPMMALEPEILRGHIPAGHIPKPVIIADYVAKYPSIRSEEERDQYKAVFNDQYAEYKELHAEVQAMAKKFEEMDEMMENLPSRPSSQMEKERISGILIDYQRKKADPTFLEKRDRCEYLKNKLSHIKQKIQEYNKVMDSDKRYEQGELQLDFSMPINKHKPTLHKPSGSKHHSSRHRHNELMSNPAFSYYPGDKMLHFYRWTSPPGVMKIMCIIIIIMCVAMFACVASTLAWDYDMSAMGMGGGVGLPGLGGSYGGSYGGSYGGSYGGSYGSSYGGGTGGSNGYGGTGMSPAAGKGFIIAISAITFIAVLIIFVLVVSRQNAARSSKFYLATIIICAILAFLMIIATIVYLVSVNPTAQSTGSVYYSQVQQLCSQYQTQSQAQGIFLNQYLYHYCVVEPQEAIAIVLGFLVFVALIILLVFAVKTRTKIRHWGRDRILWEEVKVVNNGLHNSVGEWVNNVSGDPEVLVNDHNNKVRGSRDYVDQLDHSKPLYLPGDSDISSSVVGLKPRLKDYDTGVESGDDLEEEDFYVLFPSIVDEQERLNYKREFDQEHQEYKSLQAELDSINQDLVDLDRELDQHPQGSPQFLDAMDKYTRLKNLKKSPDYQVKKKRCKYLRSKLSHIKRKISDYDRRP comes from the exons ATGTCTTCAGGAGGGGTTAACTCTGGAACTAGGTTCGACCGGGTGCGAGAGATCCCACACTATGACCAGGTCCCTGTGGGCTCCTTATGGCAGGACCTGGATTTTCCTAAGCCCCCGGATCCCATGCATGAAATAGCGCCGGCTGTGAGCTTGaacccccttcctcctcccccattACCTGAACAGCCTGCTGTTGGGCCTGAATCCTTGTACCCCCCCAGCAATGCTGAGCCAATGGAAGATGACTGTGAAGTCATGGACATTAAACCAGTCCACCGCTTCATCCCTGCCTCTGTCAAGAACTTCTTCCGTGGCAATAGCGGTAAACGTGGCAGCAATGGTTGGGCtattcccccccctcctccaccaccgtTACCCGCCCCATACTCCTCATTCAGTAAGAGCGCCAGCTGCCACACCACGTCAGGAGTCCCCTGCTCACCCCCCAACTCCGCCCCTCCATCTCCGTCCCTGCTAGGGTCCTATCGCGACCCCTACGGCGGCTCTGGGGGCAGCTACACCTCTCAGAGGGAGCGAGATGGGCTGCTGCTAGGTAGTGAAGCCCTCGATTCTGCATCAGCAGTGCCCACCAATCTCTCGGCCCTGACCTACCAGGAGCAGGTGCAGGAGTACCACCAGCGCTACGCCTACATGAAGTCCTGGGCTGGCCTGCTAAGGATCCTGGGCTGTGTGGAGCTGCTGATGGGAGCTGCTGTGTTTGCCTGCGTCTGTGCTTATGTTCATAAGGACAACGAGTGGTTCAATATGTATGGATACTCCCAGCCACAGCTGTTTGGGGGGCTCGGTGGAGGTGCTGGTGGATACGGGGGCAGTTACTACACAGGCCCCAAGACACCTTTTGTCCTTGTGGTGGCTGGTCTTGCATGGATAGTGACTGTTATTCTGGTCGTTCTTGGCATGAGCTTATACTACAGAGCCATCCTTCTAGACTCTTCTTGGTGGCCGCTGACAGAGTGTTCCATCAACCTGGTCTTGGCGGTGCTCTATTTAGCAGCAGGGGTAGTGTATGTGAGGGACACCACACGAGGGGGGCTATGTAACGTACCGGTCTTCAATAACGGAGTAAATGGTGCATTTTGTCGCACCGAGGCTGGCCAGACAGCAGCCAtcgtcttcctcttcatcaccatGGTGATCTACTTCATTAGTGCAGGAGTGTGTCTGAGGCTGTGGAGGCATGAAGCAGCAAGGATGAAGAAGGAGGGGCTGGCTCTTGAG ATGAAAACTATTGGATCATCAGTCCCTCTGTCTATA CTGGGTCCAGGCTCAAGGGTGTCAGAGCAGACTCCTCTCCCGACTATCCAGCCAGACATCATGGACTCTACTAACAACCGTGCAGCTGCTCCTATGATGGCGTTGGAGCCAGAGATTCTCAGAGGTCACATACCAGCTGGACACATCCCCAAACCTGTCATTATAGCCGACTATGTGGC GAAGTACCCCAGCATAcgctcagaggaggagagggaccaGTACAAGGCTGTGTTCAATGACCAGTATGCTGAGTACAAGGAGCTGCATGCGGAGGTTCAGGCCATGGCCAAGAAGTTTGAAGAGATGGACGAAATGATGGAGAACCTTCCCTCCCGGCCTTCAAGCCAAATG GAAAAGGAGCGGATCAGCGGCATTTTAATAGACTATCAAAGGAAAAAAGCT GATCCAACGTTTTTGGAAAAAAGGGACAGGTGTGAGTACCTAAAGAACAAACTCTCTCATATCAAACAGAAGATTCAGGAGTACAACAAGGTCATGGACTCAGACAAAA GATACGAG cAGGGTGAGCTCCAGTTGGATTTCAGTATGCCGATCAACAAACACAAGCCCACACTGCACAAGCCAAGTGGCAGCAAACA CCATAGCAGCAGACACAGGCACAATGAGCTCATGTCCAACCCAGCCTTTTCCTACTACCCAGGAGATAAGATGCTTCACTTCTACCGCTGGACTTCACCACCTGGAGTAATGAAGATAATgtgtatcatcatcatcatcatgtgtgTGGCTATGTTTGCCTGTGTTGCCTCCACACTGGCCTGGGACTACGACATGAGCGCCATGGGTATGGGAGGTGGTGTTGGCTTGCCAGGTTTAGGCGGCTCATACGGTGGCTCATACGGTGGCTCATACGGTGGCTCTTATGGCGGCAGTTACGGCAGCTCATATGGAGGTGGCACTGGTGGCTCCAATGGCTATGGAGGAACAGGAATGAGTCCTGCAGCTGGCAAAGGCTTCATCATTGCCATCTCTGCCATAACCTTCATAGCTGTGCTCATCATATTTGTGTTGGTTGTTTCGAGGCAAAATGCTGCCCGCTCATCAAAGTTCTACCTAGCAACCATCATCATCTGTGCCATCTTGGCATTTCTAATGATCATCGCCACTATCGTGTACCTGGTGTCGGTGAACCCAACAGCCCAGTCCACAGGGTCTGTCTACTATAGCCAGGTCCAGCAACTGTGTTCCCAGTATCAGACCCAGAGCCAGGCCCAAGGCATCTTCCTCAACCAGTACCTCTACCATTACTGTGTGGTAGAGCCCCAAGAG GCCATAGCTATCGTCTTGGGCTTCCTGGTGTTTGTTGCCCTCATCATCCTGCTGGTGTTTGCAGTCAAGACTCGCACAAAGATCAGGCACTGGGGCCGAGATCGCATACTCTGGGAGGAAGTGAAGGTTGTCAATAATGGTCTCCACAACAGCGTCGGGgagtgg GTGAACAATGTGTCTGGTGACCCAGAGGTGCTAGTGAATGACCATAATAACAAAGTGAGAGGGTCCAGAGACTACGTGGACCAGCTGGACCACAGCAAGCCTCTCTACCTGCCAGG AGACTCGGACATCAGCAGTTCTGTGGTAGGTCTGAAGCCCAGGCTGAAGGACTATGACACTGGTGTGGAGTCTGGAGAtgacctggaggaggaagacTTTTATGT TTTGTTTCCTTCCATTGTGGATGAGCAAGAGCGTCTGAACTACAAACGTGAATTTGACCAGGAACACCAGGAGTATAAGAGCCTGCAGGCTGAGCTCGACAGCATAAACCAGGACCTGGTTGACCTTGACAGAGAACTGGACCAGCACCCTCAGGGCAGTCCACAGTTCCTG GATGCCATGGACAAATACACCAGACTGAAGAATCTCAAGAAG TCCCCAGACTACCAGGTCAAGAAGAAGAGGTGTAAATATCTCAGGTCCAAACTGTCACACATCAAAAGAAAGATCAGCGATTACGATCGCCGGCCATGA